Genomic segment of Chloroflexota bacterium:
AACAGCTGCAGCCCCTTGTTCAGGCCCGGCGCGGCGGCCAGGTCAACCAGATCGCCGCCGCGCTCGACGGCGAACTGCCCGAGCATCCGGACGCGGAACGGCTGCGGCTCGGAGCCGGCCCGCTGGCGAGGCGCGGCGGTGCGGGCGCGCCGTGACGGCGTGTCCGAGGCCACGCTGGCGGCCGGACCAGCAGCAGGCGTCAGGTCGGTCGGACGGGCGCTCCCGGCCGGCCCGCCCGGCCGGCTGCTCTCGGATGACCCGCCGGCAGAGGCTGGGAGGCTGGCCGCCTCGACCCGGTAGACCACGGCCGGCGCGGAGCTGTCGCGCCGGTCGAGCCGCCCGATAGGGCGCAGGCGCAGCTCGGGCGGGCCGGCCCCGCCCAGGAGCGCGACGAAGGCCGCCGAGGCCAGGATCTGCCCGGGCGGGCAGACGCGGAGCAACTGGCGCAGGTAGGCGCGGGCAGCATCGGCGTCGGGGCCGCCGTCCTCGTCGCGGCCGGCGGACGGCCCCGCGCTGGCGGACGGCCCCGCGCTGGCGTGCAGCGCCACGCGAAGGCCCGGCCACCGCGCGTCCTGGCTGGCCGCCACGATACCGACCGCGGCGGCTGCCGCGCCGGCGGGCCGGGCAAACATGGCCCAGAGGCCGCCGTCTCTGGTCTGCACGATCTGACCACCGTGCCTGTGCACCACGTCCCGCAGGGCGGCCCAGGAGGGGTGGGTATCATGGGAGTCGGCAGGGGCGGGGCTGGCCAGGACACATCCTGCCGGGGCAGAGCTGGGCAGGCCGGCCTGCTGACGGTCCACGGCAGCCGCCAGGAGTGCCACGCCTCCAGCAGACTGCTCGACCACGTCAGACCCCTTCTCCGAACTCTGGGTCGTCTCTCGTGCGGACGACCGTCACACAGGCACGTACGGAACTGCGAGCGGCGGGCCACGTCGGGCCTGGATGATCCCGCCCAGTTTCGCCCTGTCCGGGGCCATGATAGCACCGTCTCTCGGATGGCGGCTGGCGGGAGCAGCGGTCAGGACACGCGCGTCATATCGCTTTTCCGTGAGGTACAGCTCTGACATGCTCGCGCACGTGTGGGGAACGCTTGCGTCACGAGAGGAGAACGAGGACGGCCGACCCTGTCGCCAACGGAACGAGCGGCTCGCGGGGGCGTGGCGAGCACCAGCGTGCGGGGAGTGTGGACCGACGGCGAGATCGTGGACGTGACGGGCGTGGGCATCGTGCAGGGCACGGACGGCGCGAGCCGGCTGATCCTGCAGCCAGGGCAGGTGACGATGACGTGCCGGTAGCGCCCGAGAGGCGGGCGCGGGCGGCGCGGGCGTCGTCCCCCTGGGAGAGCGGACGAAATGCCCGCGCTCGCAGGGGGCGTCAGTAGCCGCGTTCCCAGTCCACCAGGTTCAGCAGCGGCTCGCCGGCCAGCGCGCGGCGCAGGTTCTCGCGGAAGATCACGAGCGGGCCGGCCGGCGGCTCCTCGGTCATCCCTGACGTGTGCGGCGTCAGGATGACGTTCTCGAACTGGAGCAGGGCCTCCGGCGGGCCATGCTCGAACTCACCCTCGTAGACGTCCGCCCCGAAGCCGCCGACCTGACCCGAGCGCAGGGCGTCGGCCAACGCGGCCTCGTCGATCAGCTCGCCACGCGCGATGTTCAGCACGAACGCTCCCCGCTTGAGGGCGGCGAACGCCTCGGCGTTCATCAGGTGGTGCGTCTCGGCGGTCAGCTGCGAGCAGACCACCACGACATCGCTCTGGGCCAGCACGGCGTGCAGCTGGCTCGGCCGGTACAGCTCCTCGACGTGCGGCGTCGGCTCGCCCGAGCGGCGGGTACCGATGACCCGCATCCCGAGGGCGCTCGCCAGCCGCGCCACCTGCTGTCCGATGCCGCCCAGCCCGACGACGGCCAGCGTCTTCCCGGCCACGCCTTTCGCCGTGAACGCCTGCCGGTCCAACTGGCCGGCCGTGCGCTGGCTGAACGCGCGCGGCAGCTCCTTGAACAGGGCGAGGCAGACGGTGATGGCCCACTCGGCGATGGCGAGGGTGCTGCCCGCGCCACGGCCACTGCTGACGGGGACCGAGCCGCCCCAGAGGTCGCTGTTGTGCAGGTTGGAGACGCCGGCCGGGATCTGGTGCACGAAGCGGAGCCTGGGGGCGCGGCCGGCCAGGGTGAGCGGCGGCGGGAAGGT
This window contains:
- a CDS encoding D-2-hydroxyacid dehydrogenase, coding for MKVVLIAPLSEGRVQEIRAVDPRLVVVDAWEPFGRELVADWPRQTAESYLPRRFWDLPDPPDLRRERDALLADAEAVLITFPPPLTLAGRAPRLRFVHQIPAGVSNLHNSDLWGGSVPVSSGRGAGSTLAIAEWAITVCLALFKELPRAFSQRTAGQLDRQAFTAKGVAGKTLAVVGLGGIGQQVARLASALGMRVIGTRRSGEPTPHVEELYRPSQLHAVLAQSDVVVVCSQLTAETHHLMNAEAFAALKRGAFVLNIARGELIDEAALADALRSGQVGGFGADVYEGEFEHGPPEALLQFENVILTPHTSGMTEEPPAGPLVIFRENLRRALAGEPLLNLVDWERGY